The DNA window CGGAGGTCTGCTCCGCTCTGGAGCGGCTGGCCCGCCTCGGCCTGGTGCACACCCGCGAGGGCGGGGGCACGGCGGTCGACCCCGCCATCGGCGTGGAGCGGCTCATCGAGGACGCCCTGGCCGGCCTGCGGGCGCGGATGCAGCAGGTGGACGCGGCCAGATCGGCGGTGTCCGAGCTGGGGCAGGAGTTCCGGCAGGGGGTGCGGGCCCCGGCGGCGGACATCGAGCACGTCACCGGCGGCCAGGAGATCTGGGACCGGCTGGACGAGCTGGCCTTCTTCGCGTACCGCGAGGTCATGGCGATCCACCCCAGCTCGCCCTGGCGGGTCAAGAACATCGAGGCGGCCCGTCCGCTCGACATGCGCTGTCTGCGCCGCGGCCTGACCTTCCGGATGATCGTCGTGCGCGAGGCCCTGCAGGACGCCCTGACCAAGGCCTATCTGGAAGAGCTCGGATCGGCGGGGGCGCAGATCCGCTGCGTCGAGGAACCGGTTCAGCGGATGGTCATCTACGACCGGAGCCAGGCCGTCGTCCCGCTCGACCCGGGGGAGAGCCGGCGCGGCGCCGTCGTCGTGCGCCAACCGGGCCTGGTGACCAGCATCGTGGACCTCTTCGAGCACACCTGGCAGTCGGCCGTGGACATCGCCACCGTGGACGGCGGCGGCGAGGACCCGCTCTCCGAGCTCGACAAGCAGGTGCTGGACGTGCTCTCGCGGGTCGACAAGGACGAGGTCGCGGCCCGTGAACTGGGCGTCTCCCTGCGGACGTTCCAGCGGTACGTGGCCAACGTGCTGGGCCAGCTGGACGCCAGCAGCCGCTTCCAGGCCGCCGTTCAGGCGAAGGAACGGGGTTGGATCTGAGCCCGTGCCCGTGCCTGCCGCTACGGGGCTCGTACCCCCGCAGGCCGGCGTGGCGTGCGCCGGCTACGGGGCCGGGCACGCGGGGCAGGGTGCCGCCTCCGCGTTCTGAGCGAGTCGCCAGCCCTGCAGGGCCGGGTGGCCGAGCGCGCCGGCCAGCGCCTCGTCCCCGGCCCCGCCCGGTCCGGCGGGCCGTACGTGGATGTCCCCGCCCTCGGTGAGGTGCAGGTCCGCGTACCAGCCGGGCGGCAGCAGCGCCGCGAGCCGGGCCGCCGTGATGGCGGCCGCGCGACGGAGGGCGCTGTCGGGGGTGGTGAGGGCGAGGAGACTGCGGGGCCGTGAGGTCATGGCGGGTTCCTTCGGTGAAAGGGCTCTTGCCCTGGTGGACGGTTTTTCCGCCGGACACGTGCCGCCCCCGCCCGGGAGCCTTGGTGCTCGGCTCCCCGCGGGGGCATGACCGGTCTGCTCGATGCGCTGGACGGGGCGGTCCGTACCCGTCAGTCCGCTGTACCCGTCAGCCCGCCGTACGCGTCTGCCGGAGCCGGGCCGCGGCCAGGGCGGTCAGCAGGGCGAGGGCGGTGAGGACGGCGAAGGCGACGCGGTAGGCGTCGGCGTCGGCGTGCGGGCCGCCGAGGCTGCGGGCGGCCGTGGTCTGCACGGTGGCCAGGAGGTTGACGCCGATGGCGGCGCCGAGATTGCGCAGGAGGGTGACCGTGGAGGTGTGCGCGCCCATCAGGTGGGCCGGGGCCGCGTTCTGGACGTGGACCAGGGCGGTCGAGGTCACCAGGCCCGTCCCCACGCCGATCAGCAGCTCGGCGACGGCGGCGCCGACGACCGACGTACCCGGGAAGACGGCCAGGACGGCGCTGCCGAGCG is part of the Streptomyces roseifaciens genome and encodes:
- a CDS encoding helix-turn-helix domain-containing protein — encoded protein: MLLGCLGVTEEEERIYRFLLKGEKGTVEEICEALGLAGSEVCSALERLARLGLVHTREGGGTAVDPAIGVERLIEDALAGLRARMQQVDAARSAVSELGQEFRQGVRAPAADIEHVTGGQEIWDRLDELAFFAYREVMAIHPSSPWRVKNIEAARPLDMRCLRRGLTFRMIVVREALQDALTKAYLEELGSAGAQIRCVEEPVQRMVIYDRSQAVVPLDPGESRRGAVVVRQPGLVTSIVDLFEHTWQSAVDIATVDGGGEDPLSELDKQVLDVLSRVDKDEVAARELGVSLRTFQRYVANVLGQLDASSRFQAAVQAKERGWI